CCATGTCCGAGAAGGTGGCCATTTGGAAAGACGCGGAACCCCACTATACCAAGACAGTGCTGTTGATCAAGGATTTAGACGCCCTGACCGGCCTGCTTTGCCGCCTTCTGGCCTCGCTGATCGTCTTTGGCAGCGCCAGCGAAAACGAAATATGGGAAACCGTCAAGCACTTAGGCGGCAGAGTACATGAATCGCATTTAAAGCACACTTACAAATATGTGCTGATATTTACCGCCGTCACTACCCTCGGCGTCATACTCGGACGGGAAGTTTCGGTTGCATTGCACAATACGATTCTGTTCCCCGATAAACCGCTGGCGCATTTCAGTTACACCACATTACGCTGGATTGCTTACGCCATTCCGATGTATGTGCTGCCGATAGCCTTGGTGTTCGTCGCCAGGGCATTTACATTCAGGCAACAACATGAGCAATCGGACCGTTACTACGGTTTTTATATGGCCATGATGCTCATGGGTGGCATAGTCAGCACGAGCACGGCGACTGTGGTATTGGAAGTGACTTTTTATCATAGGGAGCACTTCGAGTTCCTGAGCAGCTTTATGCAACACATTCGCTGGGGCATTCTGCCAGCCCTTATCAGCGGATATGTCGCCTATCGCATGGATACGCCGATTTCCGAAACGGAAGGGCCAATTAAGTTATTCCTGTCCGGCGTCCTGCGATTTCTCGGCTGGGGCGCCGTGGCGGTCATTTTCATGCTGTACGCCACCGACGACTTACCTGTAGAGGTTTCCAATCTGCGCTTCACTCTGGTCGGTACCGCGTTCTTCGTGATTGGGCTGTTGGCGGCATTCGCCTGCTTCAAGACCACCCGTTCGTGAATTCGATGATTGCCTCCAAGCCGATAGCGTTCTAACTCTTAATCTTTAACACGTGTCGGCATTTGTTGGATGAATTTATCAGGTTGAGTTACGCTTACCCGCACGAAAATGCTGTCGGCCAGTCCCTAGCCCGCAGCCGATAATAAAAACCGGAACCGGACCCAAGGATTTACCATGTCAGAACATCACATTTATCCAGTCAAGCCCGAAATTGCCGCCATGGCGCATATCGATGCGGCTCGCTATCAACGCTTGTATCAGCAATCGATTAACGATCCGGAAGGCTTTTGGGCCGAGCAGGCCCGGCAATTTCTGGATTGGGCGCAACCCTGGCAACAGGTCATGAAATGCGATTTTCCTACCGGCGACATACATTGGTTTATGGGCGGCAAACTGAATGTAAGCGTCAACTGCCTGGATAGACACCTGGATACGCGCGGCGACCAAGTGGCGATCATTTGGGAGGGCGATCACCCGGATTATGATGACACGCTAACCTATCGCGAGTTACACAGCGAAGTCTGCAAATTTGCCAACGTGCTGAAAGCCCAAGGCGTGAAAAAAGGCGACCGGGTATGCATTTATCTGCCCATGATCAGCGAAGCGGCGGTGGTGATTCTGGCCTGCACCCGCATTGGCGCGGTGCATTCCATTGTGTTCGGCGGTTTTTCGGCGGACGCCCTACGCGACCGGATTCTGGACGCCGACTGCCGGTATTTGATTTGCGCCGACGAAAGTTTCCGGGGCGGCAAAATCGTTCCGGCCAAAATCAACGCCGACAAAGCCGCCGCGCAATGCCCTAATTTGCACACTATCATCGTCATCAAACACACCGGCCACACCATTCCCTGGACCGAAGGCCGTGATGTCTGCTACCGCGAAGCCATGGCCAATGCGTCCGATGATTGTCCGCCGGAAATAATGGATGCGGAAGATCCGTTGTTCATTCTGTATACCTCCGGTTCTACCGGTCAACCCAAAGGCGTCATGCACACCACGGGCGGTTACCTGCTGTACGCCGCCATGACCCACAAATATGTGTTCGACTATCAGGATGGCGACGTATATTGGTGTACCGCCGACATCGGCTGGATCACCGGCCATTCTTATGTGCTTTACGGCCCTTTATGTAACGGTGCCACTACCTTGATGTTCGAAGGCGTACCCACCTACCCGGCTGCAGACCGGTTTTGGCAGGTGGTCGACAAACACCAAGTGAATATATTTTATACGGCACCGACGGCGATACGGGCCTTGATGGCGCAAGGCGACGACTACGTGACCCGCACCAACCGCAGCAGCCTGCGCATCCTGGGTAGCGTTGGCGAGCCGATTAACCCGGAGGCCTGGGAATGGTATTACCATGTAGTCGGCGAGGCGCGTTGCCCCATTGTCGACACTTGGTGGCAAACCGAAACCGGCGGAATTCTGATTACGCCATTGCCGGGGGCAACCGACTTAAAACCGGGTTCCGCAACCTTGCCTTTTTTCGGCATCAAACCGGCGCTGGTCGACAACGACGGCCGACTGCTGGAAGGCGTGGCCGAAGGCAATCTGGTCATCACCGCATCCTGGCCTGGACAAATGCGCTCGGTTTACGGCGATCATGACCGCTTTATCGAAACCTATTTCAAAAAATTTCCCGGCCTTTACTTCGCCGGCGACGGTGCCCGCCGCGATGAACAGGGCTACTACTGGATCACCGGTCGGGTGGACGACGTGATCAATGTTTCCGGCCATCGTCTGGGGACCGCGGAAATCGAGAGCGCCCTGGTTTTACATCATGACGTGGCCGAAGCGGCCGTGGTGGGCTTCCCCCATGCGATCAAAGGCCAGGGTATTTATGCGTATGTGACGCTCAATGCCGGCGTAGAACCGACGGATGAATTAAAAAAACAACTGAAGGAATTGATCAAGGAAGAGATCAGCGCCATTGCCCTGCCGGATTTCATTCAATGGGCGCCCGGTTTGCCGAAAACCCGTTCCGGCAAAATCATGCGGCGCATTTTGCGCAAAATCGCCGCCAACGATATCAGCAGCTTGGGCGATACGTCCACGCTGGCGGATCCGGCTGTAGTCGACGATTTGCTGGCTCAACGCGCCCAGCAATAAACTGAGTGCGCATCTTTCTGGCCTACTTGGGTGTAATACTGATATGGTCCACGACGCCATTAGCGATCAAGTGGAGCTCTGTAGACGTTAGTTACGTGTTTGGCGTCACTGCGCGCATGAGCATAGGAGCCGTCTGTTTAATAGTGCTGATGTTGCTGGCCCGCCAGCCGTTGAGGCTTAATAGGAAAGCGCTACAAACCTATTTGGCGGTAGCTTTGCAGCTGTATCTAAGCATGTTGATCACTTACTGGGGCGCCCAATATATTCCCTCCGGCTGGGTATCGGTAATATTCGGTTTAAGCCCGTTTATGACGGCATTTTTGGCGGCGGCTTTTTTAAAAGAACGCAGCCTTGGTATCGGCAAACTGCTTTCCTATATCTTGGGGGTAATCGGCTTGCTGGTGATGTTCAACTCTGCGCTGGAGATCAACCAGCTGGCCATACAAGGCATGCTGGCCATGCTGTTGGCTACTTTTTTATACTCGGTCAGCTCGGTATGGGTAAAACAGATTCACGCCGAACTTCCAGCATTGACGCAAATCAGCGGCGGCATGCTGTTTGCCCTACCCGCTTATTTAATCACTTGGTATTGGTTGGATAATGCAACATTCCCCGACACTCTGTCCCAACAAACCCAACTTGCCATCCTGTATCTGGGCATGATCGCCACGCCGATCGGCTTTGCGTTGTTCTATTATCTGCTGATTTATTTACCGGCTACCTCGGTCGCTTTGATTACCTTGGTAACGCCGGTGTTTTCATTGGTGCTGGGTTATTTCGTTAACCACGAACCCTTGACGCTGAAAATTGCCCTCGGCACCGGTTTGATTCTACTGGCCTTGGCTATCCATGCTTTTACAGAACGCCGGCCGAAGCAACTTTGATTGCCGCTTATCAGCAATCGCCTATCCAGCGCACTATGCCCTATTCGATCTGGGCCGGCCATTTCCCCGTCGCCCGCCACCCGGATCGAAAACGTGAATCAGCGAAACTATCGTCATACTGCGGACATAAAACTCTCTACCTTAACAAGGAAAAGCGTTCTGAATATGTCGCTTGAAAAATCGGTTTTTTGAGCGCGCATTGATGAACGCTTTAAAAGTCTGCTCGGGCACATGACAAAATTCTTGCGGTTTGTCGTGTCGGAAAGAAACCCGCATTTTATGGGTATTTTCGTCGTAACCCACGATGTCGATCATGCCGGATTTAACGGGTAGTATTTTCATGGGATACACCACTGATTTTGTAAAACCGCTTAGGTAGTAGAAAATCAACAATAGTTCCGGGGTAAAAAATGTCTTACCGAGATATAGGCAGGCACTGAACGGAAGCGCAGCAGTCTAGCTATTTAAACTTACCTCACCGGATCCTCCGGCCTGTTTTTTAGAGGTTCCGTCCCTTCTAAAAATACTGGCGCACTGCGATTCGAAACTTTCCAACGGCAGTGCTTTGCTGAATAAATAACCTTGGTAAAGCCGACAACCATGCGCTTCCAGAAACAGCCGCTGCTCTTCGGTCTCAACACCTTCGGCGATATTTTCTATCTGCAAGTTGTTAGC
This sequence is a window from Methylomonas methanica MC09. Protein-coding genes within it:
- the acs gene encoding acetate--CoA ligase, which produces MSEHHIYPVKPEIAAMAHIDAARYQRLYQQSINDPEGFWAEQARQFLDWAQPWQQVMKCDFPTGDIHWFMGGKLNVSVNCLDRHLDTRGDQVAIIWEGDHPDYDDTLTYRELHSEVCKFANVLKAQGVKKGDRVCIYLPMISEAAVVILACTRIGAVHSIVFGGFSADALRDRILDADCRYLICADESFRGGKIVPAKINADKAAAQCPNLHTIIVIKHTGHTIPWTEGRDVCYREAMANASDDCPPEIMDAEDPLFILYTSGSTGQPKGVMHTTGGYLLYAAMTHKYVFDYQDGDVYWCTADIGWITGHSYVLYGPLCNGATTLMFEGVPTYPAADRFWQVVDKHQVNIFYTAPTAIRALMAQGDDYVTRTNRSSLRILGSVGEPINPEAWEWYYHVVGEARCPIVDTWWQTETGGILITPLPGATDLKPGSATLPFFGIKPALVDNDGRLLEGVAEGNLVITASWPGQMRSVYGDHDRFIETYFKKFPGLYFAGDGARRDEQGYYWITGRVDDVINVSGHRLGTAEIESALVLHHDVAEAAVVGFPHAIKGQGIYAYVTLNAGVEPTDELKKQLKELIKEEISAIALPDFIQWAPGLPKTRSGKIMRRILRKIAANDISSLGDTSTLADPAVVDDLLAQRAQQ
- a CDS encoding DMT family transporter, with the protein product MRIFLAYLGVILIWSTTPLAIKWSSVDVSYVFGVTARMSIGAVCLIVLMLLARQPLRLNRKALQTYLAVALQLYLSMLITYWGAQYIPSGWVSVIFGLSPFMTAFLAAAFLKERSLGIGKLLSYILGVIGLLVMFNSALEINQLAIQGMLAMLLATFLYSVSSVWVKQIHAELPALTQISGGMLFALPAYLITWYWLDNATFPDTLSQQTQLAILYLGMIATPIGFALFYYLLIYLPATSVALITLVTPVFSLVLGYFVNHEPLTLKIALGTGLILLALAIHAFTERRPKQL
- a CDS encoding KTSC domain-containing protein — protein: MKILPVKSGMIDIVGYDENTHKMRVSFRHDKPQEFCHVPEQTFKAFINARSKNRFFKRHIQNAFPC